A region of Catenibacterium mitsuokai DNA encodes the following proteins:
- a CDS encoding LysR family transcriptional regulator yields the protein MIEIGQVEQLLAVSKYGTLSKVAEALHISQPALSRAMQKLEEELQVPIFDREKNRITLNATGKVAVDYAQKVLFSANDMIARVREYDRMTHTISIGSCAPAPLWDLVPYASKIYEDMAISSEIKMPDILLSGLENDLYTAVVLNEIPDSKELYYELYDTETLYFSLAPDHPLADSKALFFKNLDGQTMLLYSRIGVWYPMHLETQPHTHFILQDNREVFMDLTQNSTLPTFISNLSIERDGKPDNRKIIPIIDKEATNSFYLVCKKKNKKLLEPLYRAVEKRLEKKKK from the coding sequence ATGATTGAAATTGGACAAGTTGAACAATTATTAGCTGTTTCTAAATATGGAACATTATCTAAAGTGGCTGAAGCATTACATATCTCTCAGCCAGCTCTTTCTCGTGCCATGCAGAAACTTGAAGAAGAACTGCAGGTTCCTATTTTTGACCGTGAAAAGAATCGTATTACTTTAAATGCGACTGGTAAAGTGGCTGTTGATTATGCACAGAAGGTATTATTTTCTGCAAATGATATGATTGCTCGTGTACGTGAATATGATCGTATGACTCATACAATTAGTATTGGATCATGCGCACCTGCACCTTTATGGGACTTAGTACCTTATGCTAGTAAGATATATGAAGATATGGCTATTTCTTCAGAAATAAAAATGCCAGATATCTTATTATCTGGTTTAGAGAATGATTTATATACAGCTGTTGTATTAAATGAGATTCCTGATAGTAAAGAATTATATTATGAGTTATATGATACAGAAACATTGTATTTCTCATTAGCACCTGATCATCCTCTTGCTGATAGTAAAGCATTATTCTTTAAGAATCTAGATGGGCAGACAATGCTGTTGTATTCTAGAATTGGTGTATGGTATCCAATGCATTTAGAAACACAGCCTCATACTCATTTTATTCTTCAGGATAATAGAGAAGTATTTATGGATCTGACTCAGAATTCTACTCTTCCTACATTTATTTCTAATTTATCTATAGAAAGAGATGGCAAGCCAGATAATAGAAAGATTATTCCAATCATAGATAAAGAAGCGACTAATAGTTTCTATCTTGTATGTAAGAAAAAGAATAAGAAACTATTAGAACCACTTTATCGTGCTGTAGAAAAAAGATTAGAAAAGAAAAAGAAGTAG
- a CDS encoding carboxymuconolactone decarboxylase family protein, translating to MKYTFMENFKDKDPEFYDFYSHFIGEEVINDTTLDDKSRYLSITAVLVGTKAHDLFEDMLGDLLKYLTADEIQEVLYQAVAYLGIGMVYPFLTIMNKYVNKPLKSASTTNRDNRIELGNEKQCELFGEHMRGFQTSGPEEERHIKRWLAGNCFGDYYTRVGLTGAQREMITFCFLSALGTEPQLKSHIGGNFHVGNDAHYLLNVISNCMPYIGYPRTLNAIRCIHEMEK from the coding sequence ATGAAATATACATTTATGGAAAATTTTAAAGACAAAGATCCAGAATTCTATGACTTTTATTCCCATTTTATAGGTGAAGAAGTAATCAATGATACTACTTTGGATGATAAGAGTCGATATTTATCTATTACTGCAGTACTTGTAGGCACAAAAGCTCATGATTTATTTGAGGATATGTTAGGTGATTTATTGAAATATCTCACAGCTGATGAAATCCAGGAAGTCCTTTATCAAGCCGTGGCCTATCTTGGTATTGGGATGGTTTATCCATTCCTCACTATTATGAATAAATATGTGAATAAACCATTAAAGAGTGCGTCTACCACAAATAGAGACAATCGTATAGAACTTGGTAATGAAAAACAATGTGAACTCTTTGGTGAACATATGAGAGGATTCCAAACAAGTGGTCCTGAAGAAGAACGCCATATCAAGAGATGGCTCGCAGGTAACTGCTTTGGTGATTACTATACAAGAGTGGGACTCACTGGAGCACAAAGAGAAATGATTACATTCTGTTTTCTATCAGCACTCGGTACTGAACCACAATTAAAATCTCATATTGGTGGAAACTTCCATGTAGGTAATGATGCACATTATCTCCTTAATGTGATTTCTAACTGCATGCCTTATATCGGTTATCCACGTACTTTAAATGCAATCAGATGTATACATGAAATGGAGAAATAA
- a CDS encoding cupin domain-containing protein, with translation MNYTLEDIQKQSPYPIGELNTAYAKYFVGNSYLYPINDQEVLISNVTFEPGCRNNWHIHHGAGQILLCTAGRGYYQEWGKPAQELNVGDTVYIAPEIKHWHGAAPESYFVHIAESVPNKNASNQWLEAVDEEEYLKLK, from the coding sequence ATGAATTATACTTTAGAAGATATCCAGAAACAGAGTCCTTATCCTATTGGTGAATTGAATACAGCATATGCTAAGTATTTTGTAGGTAATAGTTATCTCTATCCTATTAATGATCAGGAAGTGCTTATTTCTAATGTTACTTTTGAACCAGGATGCAGAAACAACTGGCATATCCATCATGGTGCAGGACAGATCTTATTATGTACTGCAGGAAGAGGGTATTATCAGGAATGGGGAAAACCTGCGCAGGAACTCAATGTAGGTGATACAGTTTATATTGCGCCAGAAATCAAACATTGGCATGGTGCAGCACCAGAAAGCTATTTTGTACATATTGCAGAAAGTGTCCCAAATAAAAATGCTTCAAACCAGTGGCTTGAAGCAGTGGATGAAGAAGAATATCTAAAATTGAAATAA
- a CDS encoding flavodoxin — protein sequence MKKSIITFLCLMLITLSGCTYNTKYSESDAPLTITGGLSDTLIVYYSFNGEERKLAKQVQSYTEGDLLCLQTSKKYSTDYKKRIKEHRKEREAYAKALKENKHDYKNKHVLKTLPALTNQIDDIDQYKTVYLIYPCWEKDEPLIIDSFCMDYDLSGKTIVPMCTSEKNWRGHVKYSSKKSVAHFNKMIPNANFKRAKAFSDVKGVKEWLETIDMI from the coding sequence ATGAAAAAATCAATCATTACATTCTTATGTTTGATGTTGATCACATTATCGGGATGTACTTATAATACCAAATATTCAGAAAGTGATGCCCCCTTAACTATTACAGGTGGTCTCAGTGATACATTGATTGTATATTATTCATTCAATGGAGAAGAACGTAAACTTGCTAAACAAGTACAGTCATATACTGAAGGGGACTTGCTTTGTTTACAGACTTCTAAGAAGTACTCTACAGACTATAAGAAGAGAATCAAAGAACATAGAAAAGAAAGAGAAGCTTACGCAAAAGCACTTAAAGAAAATAAACATGATTATAAGAATAAGCATGTATTAAAAACACTACCTGCTCTTACAAATCAGATTGATGATATTGATCAATACAAGACAGTGTATCTTATTTATCCATGCTGGGAAAAGGATGAACCTTTAATTATTGATTCATTCTGTATGGATTATGACTTATCAGGTAAAACAATTGTACCTATGTGTACAAGTGAAAAGAACTGGCGTGGCCATGTGAAATATTCCAGCAAGAAGAGTGTTGCTCACTTTAATAAGATGATACCAAATGCGAACTTTAAGCGCGCAAAGGCATTTTCTGATGTCAAAGGCGTTAAAGAGTGGCTAGAAACTATTGATATGATCTAG
- a CDS encoding diacylglycerol/lipid kinase family protein translates to MRHIFLLKPVDDDYDHHPFIETIREVMQGYDYDIFMSTYPDHAKKIIKHYKEPTRFYSVGGDGMLNQVIQGLVGTPHELVVIPYGTGNDFFKMISKNNDSKEVLKASLKGKTIPIDTVLMNNRYFINNACFGCDSVIANHVHDDVKIPKMFKGHQYEYSILRNFVQYPFYPIKMTSHGTLLYEGPVTLCACANAKYYGGGYKIAPHASLEDGLMNIVILDQINKGLIPLYIKKIVSETLDQDKHAHVFTVDEVDVESQYPCNLDGEEVKASSYHLEVKKNSLNLVVFDN, encoded by the coding sequence ATGAGACACATATTTTTACTTAAACCAGTGGATGATGATTATGATCATCATCCGTTTATAGAAACAATTAGAGAAGTGATGCAGGGTTATGATTATGATATATTCATGAGTACTTATCCTGATCACGCCAAGAAGATTATTAAACATTATAAAGAACCAACACGTTTTTATAGTGTTGGTGGTGATGGTATGTTGAACCAGGTGATTCAGGGACTTGTAGGTACACCTCATGAACTCGTCGTTATTCCTTATGGAACAGGAAATGACTTCTTTAAGATGATTTCTAAGAATAATGATTCTAAAGAAGTACTTAAAGCATCTTTAAAGGGTAAAACAATTCCTATTGATACAGTGTTAATGAATAATCGTTATTTTATTAATAATGCCTGTTTTGGCTGTGATAGTGTGATTGCAAATCATGTTCATGATGATGTGAAGATTCCTAAGATGTTTAAAGGACATCAATATGAGTATTCTATTCTAAGAAACTTTGTCCAATATCCATTTTATCCTATTAAGATGACAAGCCATGGAACACTATTGTATGAAGGTCCTGTTACTTTATGTGCCTGTGCGAATGCGAAATATTATGGTGGGGGTTATAAGATTGCTCCTCATGCCTCATTAGAAGATGGTCTCATGAATATTGTGATTCTTGATCAAATTAATAAAGGTCTCATTCCTTTATATATTAAGAAGATAGTAAGTGAAACACTTGATCAGGATAAACATGCTCATGTCTTTACTGTAGATGAAGTGGATGTAGAATCTCAGTATCCATGTAACTTAGATGGTGAAGAAGTAAAGGCTTCTTCTTATCATCTAGAAGTAAAGAAGAACAGTTTAAATCTTGTAGTTTTTGATAATTAA
- a CDS encoding LysR family transcriptional regulator: protein MELKQMKYFKTIVEEGTITQAARVLHISQPPLSMQLKAIEEELDTILIERGHRHITLTPAGHLFYRRCNQMLNLYEQTSKEVQGAATQILRFGITSSNGYLITHEHMDVFRKKYPKLDIHMKEGTTYEMMDALLAHEIDIALVRTPFDSTNVKSFLFKPEPMIAVGPSTLVNEKKNHLIDYRDDPVLIHRRYRQFIVDYCLNELQFQPHIPIITDDIRTALVWGSILDQVVIIPEAAIPYIDLNSQTYTKLKDKGLYTSAAFITRKEELSPIIETFISLIIKNYKI, encoded by the coding sequence ATGGAACTAAAACAGATGAAATACTTTAAGACAATTGTAGAAGAAGGGACGATAACGCAGGCTGCACGTGTATTACATATTTCACAGCCTCCTCTTTCTATGCAGTTAAAAGCGATAGAAGAAGAATTAGATACAATACTGATAGAGAGAGGACATCGTCATATCACATTAACGCCTGCAGGGCACTTATTTTATCGTAGATGTAATCAGATGTTGAATTTATATGAACAGACAAGTAAAGAAGTACAAGGAGCTGCCACACAGATTTTACGTTTTGGGATTACTTCTTCTAATGGTTATTTAATTACACATGAGCATATGGATGTGTTTAGAAAGAAATATCCTAAACTAGATATTCATATGAAAGAAGGAACAACCTATGAGATGATGGATGCCTTGCTCGCTCATGAAATAGATATTGCGTTAGTCAGAACACCATTTGATTCTACGAATGTGAAATCATTTTTATTTAAGCCTGAACCAATGATTGCGGTAGGACCTTCTACTCTTGTGAATGAAAAAAAGAACCATCTCATTGATTATCGAGATGATCCTGTTTTGATTCACAGACGTTATCGTCAGTTTATAGTAGATTATTGTTTAAATGAACTCCAATTCCAGCCACATATCCCTATTATTACAGATGATATACGTACTGCCTTAGTATGGGGTTCTATACTTGATCAGGTGGTTATTATACCTGAAGCGGCTATACCATATATAGACTTAAATTCACAAACCTATACTAAACTTAAAGACAAGGGTCTCTATACATCTGCAGCCTTTATCACAAGAAAAGAAGAACTATCTCCAATCATAGAAACATTTATTTCTTTAATTATCAAAAACTACAAGATTTAA
- a CDS encoding ABC transporter ATP-binding protein: MYIMKYLKPYKWQAISGFIFKLIEAFLELCIPMAVALIIDNGVAVHNTNYITKMAFVVFGLSTVGYASSLVCQYFASLTSQGVGTLMRKDMYRAINRYDYQDLDIIGTPSLITRITNDINQIQLAVAMVIRLCSRSPFLIIGSLVMSFVINWQVALIFVIVAPLIAFSIYFVMSHTAPMYSHIQHILDEVSLITRENLSGVRVIRAFNQQDNEQKRFESTTTKQKEEQIIAGNLSAVLNPATTIIVNFGIIAILYISGFKINAGSMTQGEVISLINYMNQILLSMYVFANVIVILNKASASYKRCADVLSQKPGIVQGINEAPSDYQNLITYDHVSFSYYSGNALADVSFNILPGQTIGVIGGTGSGKTTLINLIPRFYDVTEGEIRIKDLPIKSYKFEDLRNMIGIVPQQATLFGGTIRENMQWGHPHATDEEIYEALELSQSKEFVDKMTEGLDTYIEQGGKNVSGGQRQRLTIARALVKKPEILILDDSASALDFATDAKLRKALSTLNMTVIIVSQRVSALMHADSIVVLSHGEVVGQGTHDMLMNTCDVYQEIVMSQMEGGQNNEE, translated from the coding sequence ATGTATATAATGAAATATTTAAAGCCTTATAAATGGCAGGCCATTTCAGGCTTCATATTTAAACTTATAGAAGCATTTCTAGAATTATGTATACCAATGGCTGTAGCTCTTATTATTGATAATGGTGTTGCAGTACATAATACAAACTATATTACAAAGATGGCTTTTGTAGTCTTTGGTTTATCTACAGTAGGATATGCAAGTTCACTGGTGTGCCAGTACTTTGCATCTCTTACATCACAGGGTGTAGGTACACTTATGCGTAAAGATATGTATCGTGCAATCAACCGTTATGATTATCAGGATCTTGATATTATTGGTACACCTTCTTTAATCACAAGAATCACTAATGATATTAATCAGATTCAATTAGCTGTTGCCATGGTTATTCGTTTATGTTCAAGATCACCATTTTTAATCATTGGTTCTTTGGTTATGAGTTTTGTGATTAACTGGCAGGTAGCACTTATCTTTGTGATTGTCGCACCACTTATTGCGTTTAGTATTTACTTTGTGATGAGTCATACAGCGCCTATGTATTCGCATATCCAGCATATCCTTGATGAAGTATCACTCATCACAAGAGAGAATCTTTCCGGTGTCAGAGTCATTCGTGCTTTTAACCAGCAGGATAATGAACAAAAACGTTTTGAATCAACAACCACAAAACAAAAAGAAGAACAGATCATTGCAGGTAACCTCAGTGCTGTATTAAATCCAGCAACTACAATCATTGTGAACTTTGGGATTATCGCAATCCTCTATATCTCAGGCTTTAAAATCAATGCAGGTAGTATGACACAGGGAGAAGTCATCTCACTTATTAACTATATGAACCAGATCTTACTTTCTATGTATGTCTTTGCGAATGTTATTGTGATTTTAAATAAAGCCAGTGCATCATATAAAAGGTGTGCAGATGTACTAAGTCAGAAACCAGGTATTGTCCAAGGAATCAATGAGGCTCCAAGTGACTATCAGAACCTTATTACTTATGATCATGTTTCGTTCTCATACTATTCAGGTAATGCCTTAGCTGATGTGTCATTCAATATCCTTCCAGGTCAGACAATCGGTGTCATTGGAGGTACAGGTTCAGGTAAAACAACACTTATTAACCTGATCCCTCGTTTTTATGATGTCACTGAAGGTGAAATCCGTATCAAAGATCTTCCTATTAAGTCATACAAGTTTGAAGACTTAAGAAATATGATTGGTATTGTGCCTCAGCAGGCCACACTCTTTGGAGGTACAATCAGAGAAAATATGCAATGGGGTCATCCTCATGCTACAGATGAAGAAATCTATGAAGCATTAGAACTCTCACAATCTAAAGAATTCGTCGATAAGATGACAGAAGGCTTAGACACCTATATTGAACAGGGTGGTAAGAATGTATCTGGTGGACAAAGACAAAGACTCACTATTGCCCGTGCATTAGTCAAAAAACCAGAAATACTTATTTTAGATGATAGCGCCAGTGCACTCGACTTTGCGACAGATGCAAAACTAAGAAAAGCCTTAAGTACGCTTAATATGACAGTTATTATTGTCTCTCAAAGAGTGAGTGCTTTAATGCATGCAGATTCTATTGTGGTATTAAGCCATGGTGAAGTCGTAGGACAGGGTACTCATGATATGCTTATGAATACATGTGATGTCTATCAGGAAATTGTTATGTCACAGATGGAAGGAGGACAGAATAATGAAGAATAA
- a CDS encoding ABC transporter ATP-binding protein, which translates to MKNKSTLKRLMAFCRPYRIYLVGALLFSTINIIFTLLTPILIGKAIDQMICYHQVFFQGLSQKIFSIAFSVLMTALFNYFLVRASNKMTYEITRDLRTELFKQYQILPLSYIDSHTHGDMMSRMIADIDQISDGLLQGFTNLFGGIATILGTIGFMLYVNVKLALIVIVLTPLSLIVATLIAKYTFKFFQEQLSIRGEMSGFVEEMVGNQKVVKAFQHESINEEKFDEINDRLFKSGVKSQFLGALANPSTRFVNAIVYDTVCIYGAFSVIGGGLTVGGLSSFLTYANQYTKPFNDISNVFTELETALACAERVFKIIDEPAIKNPEHPETIDNPQGVIDLNNVNFSYTPERPLITDFNLHVNAGETIAIVGPTGCGKTTLINLLMRFYDPQSGSISIDGINTQTMDRSYLRSLYGMVLQDTWLFKGTIRDNIAYGSNNATDEEIIEAAKKAHAHKFIIQLKGGYDAMLAEEGSNLSQGQRQLLSIARIMLANPPMLILDEATSSIDTRTERQIQDAFDTMMIGRTTFIVAHRLSTIQKADQIIVMNDGHIIEQGKHEELLKKNGFYHNLYYSQFEKPE; encoded by the coding sequence ATGAAGAATAAAAGCACTTTAAAAAGACTTATGGCATTCTGTCGTCCTTATCGTATCTATCTTGTAGGTGCATTATTATTTTCTACAATTAATATTATATTCACTCTTTTGACACCAATCCTTATTGGGAAGGCCATTGACCAGATGATTTGTTATCATCAGGTTTTCTTCCAGGGACTCAGTCAAAAGATCTTTTCTATTGCATTCTCTGTATTGATGACTGCATTATTCAACTATTTCTTAGTTAGAGCATCTAATAAGATGACTTATGAAATCACAAGAGACTTAAGAACAGAACTCTTTAAACAATACCAGATCTTACCTCTTTCTTATATCGATTCTCATACACATGGTGATATGATGAGCCGTATGATTGCCGATATTGATCAGATTTCAGATGGTTTATTGCAGGGCTTTACGAACCTCTTTGGTGGTATTGCGACAATCTTAGGTACAATTGGTTTTATGTTATATGTGAATGTTAAGCTGGCTTTGATTGTTATTGTATTAACACCACTTTCTCTCATTGTCGCAACACTTATTGCGAAATATACATTCAAGTTCTTCCAGGAACAATTATCTATTCGTGGAGAAATGAGTGGTTTTGTAGAAGAAATGGTAGGAAACCAGAAAGTCGTCAAAGCATTCCAACATGAATCAATCAATGAAGAGAAGTTTGATGAAATCAATGATCGTTTATTTAAAAGCGGTGTTAAATCACAGTTCCTAGGTGCACTTGCGAATCCTTCTACACGTTTTGTGAATGCGATTGTTTATGATACAGTATGTATCTATGGTGCCTTTAGTGTCATTGGTGGTGGTCTTACAGTAGGTGGTTTATCTTCATTCTTGACTTATGCCAATCAGTACACAAAGCCATTTAATGATATTTCTAACGTATTTACTGAATTAGAAACAGCTTTAGCCTGTGCTGAGCGTGTCTTTAAGATTATTGATGAACCAGCTATTAAAAACCCAGAACATCCCGAGACTATTGATAATCCACAAGGTGTTATTGACTTAAACAATGTGAATTTCAGTTATACACCTGAAAGACCATTGATCACTGATTTTAATCTTCATGTCAATGCAGGTGAAACAATTGCGATTGTAGGACCTACAGGATGTGGTAAAACAACATTGATTAACTTATTAATGCGTTTCTATGATCCTCAAAGTGGTTCTATCTCTATTGATGGTATCAATACACAAACGATGGATCGTTCTTACTTAAGAAGTCTCTATGGTATGGTATTACAGGATACATGGTTATTTAAAGGTACTATTAGAGATAATATTGCGTATGGCTCAAATAATGCGACAGATGAAGAAATCATCGAAGCTGCGAAAAAAGCTCATGCTCATAAATTCATTATTCAGTTAAAAGGTGGTTATGATGCGATGCTTGCAGAAGAAGGCAGTAACTTATCACAAGGACAAAGACAGCTTTTATCTATCGCAAGAATCATGCTCGCAAATCCACCTATGTTGATTCTTGATGAAGCCACTTCATCTATTGATACACGTACAGAAAGACAAATTCAGGATGCTTTTGATACAATGATGATTGGTAGAACAACCTTTATTGTAGCCCATCGTCTATCTACTATTCAAAAAGCAGATCAGATTATTGTGATGAATGATGGACATATCATTGAACAGGGTAAACATGAAGAACTATTAAAGAAGAATGGTTTCTATCATAACCTTTACTATAGTCAGTTTGAAAAACCAGAGTAA
- a CDS encoding acyl-ACP thioesterase domain-containing protein: MYTLHYTIQNDQCDYTGRLRDENIFVYFSRLATADGSLSGFYKESMKGKYGYVVSKQSLILTEPIYEDDEITLTTDIGHYSNVIFPRFYYIEKEGRRIGECRSIWTLIDLKRRRITSPKRAGLTLPDNPDLVKEDPETLFTQDDRQLVSTYTVPYSDIDTNRHLNNTHYLRIASNLIPVEAYENHFMDSISINYKKEILAHQTIELYLTHSVDTYIIEGDVEGENCFILKIHMKEYIK; the protein is encoded by the coding sequence ATGTATACACTTCATTACACAATACAGAACGATCAATGCGACTATACAGGTCGTTTAAGAGATGAAAATATTTTTGTCTATTTCTCACGTCTAGCAACTGCAGATGGTTCTCTATCAGGGTTCTATAAAGAATCCATGAAAGGGAAGTATGGATATGTTGTTTCTAAACAATCACTTATATTAACTGAACCTATTTATGAAGATGATGAAATTACTCTTACTACAGATATTGGACATTATTCCAATGTGATTTTTCCTCGATTCTACTATATAGAAAAAGAAGGTAGACGTATTGGGGAATGTCGTTCTATCTGGACTCTTATTGACCTAAAGAGACGTCGTATTACATCTCCTAAGCGTGCAGGACTCACTCTTCCTGATAATCCAGACTTGGTCAAAGAAGACCCAGAAACACTCTTTACGCAAGATGATAGACAATTAGTAAGTACTTATACTGTACCTTATAGTGATATAGATACAAATAGACATTTAAACAATACCCATTATTTACGTATCGCTTCTAACTTGATTCCAGTAGAAGCCTATGAAAATCATTTCATGGATTCTATTTCTATTAACTATAAAAAAGAAATACTCGCTCATCAGACAATTGAACTCTATCTCACTCATAGTGTTGATACTTATATCATTGAAGGAGATGTAGAAGGAGAAAACTGCTTTATTTTGAAAATCCATATGAAGGAGTATATAAAATGA
- a CDS encoding DUF3791 domain-containing protein — MRKETEITFMQTRLIRLASEEWHLPVEQVIHLFKEYDVLGYIEIGYGIFSCEGDEAVLDDITDFLKRKGEKIW, encoded by the coding sequence ATGCGTAAGGAAACAGAAATAACTTTCATGCAGACGAGATTAATTCGACTCGCTTCAGAAGAGTGGCATTTACCTGTTGAACAGGTTATTCACTTATTTAAAGAATATGATGTTCTTGGATATATTGAGATAGGTTATGGAATATTTAGTTGTGAAGGTGATGAAGCTGTTTTAGATGATATCACTGATTTCTTGAAAAGAAAGGGTGAGAAGATATGGTGA
- a CDS encoding RluA family pseudouridine synthase has protein sequence MRIKKQGQHLLITIDEEYENRPLSDLWADLHLSRKTIHLLKQNKDYKINHVFNMNPILHTNDVLDVLAYEHDDETYAPDFQDIDIVYEDDLILVVNKPIGIAVYPDDPHKTDSLSNRVSAYYMTQGYDIPVRYIHRLDNDTSGLVVFCKCHLIQAYLDHALSIKEIQREYLAYVEGHIKEGKEYKIEQNLGKDRHSPSKMRVHSKGISAVTYYQCLENKEDHALVRCRLETGRKHQIRVHMASIGHPILGDSLYNEGSDYPRLALHAAYIKFEEPITHLEIDLYSPMEF, from the coding sequence ATGAGAATAAAGAAACAAGGACAGCATCTTCTTATCACTATTGATGAAGAATATGAGAATCGTCCTTTATCTGATTTGTGGGCAGATCTGCATTTATCACGCAAAACAATTCATTTATTAAAACAGAATAAAGACTATAAAATCAATCATGTATTTAATATGAATCCTATACTTCATACAAATGATGTATTAGATGTTCTTGCTTATGAACATGATGATGAAACATATGCCCCTGACTTTCAGGATATAGATATTGTATATGAGGATGATCTGATTCTTGTTGTGAATAAGCCTATTGGGATTGCGGTTTATCCAGATGATCCTCATAAGACAGACAGCTTATCTAATCGAGTGAGTGCTTATTATATGACACAGGGATATGATATTCCTGTTCGTTATATTCATCGTTTAGATAATGATACAAGCGGTTTAGTAGTATTCTGTAAGTGTCATTTAATACAGGCTTATCTAGATCATGCATTGTCTATTAAAGAGATACAAAGAGAATATCTGGCTTATGTAGAGGGTCATATCAAAGAAGGTAAGGAATATAAGATTGAACAGAACTTAGGTAAGGATAGACATAGTCCTTCTAAGATGCGTGTTCATTCTAAGGGTATCTCTGCTGTGACTTATTACCAGTGTCTAGAGAATAAGGAAGATCATGCACTTGTAAGATGTCGTCTAGAGACTGGTAGAAAGCATCAGATCCGTGTTCATATGGCTTCTATTGGTCATCCTATTCTAGGTGATTCCCTTTATAATGAAGGCTCTGATTATCCACGTTTAGCACTTCATGCAGCCTATATCAAGTTTGAAGAACCTATTACTCATCTTGAGATTGATTTATATAGTCCTATGGAATTTTAA
- a CDS encoding methyltransferase domain-containing protein, with product MSILACPKCHEPLEIEGKTCKCINNHCYDIARQGYMNLLLNPDKASNNPGDSKESLIARKAYLDKGYYDPILFEVVNEIKKKEGPLNILDLGCGEGYYTYRMKQILGDENTYCGLDISKLAVRMATQYDKSIHWIVGNSKNIPVLDHSMDVITAMFTVVNQEELARCIKEDGYIIHVTANRDHLIEIKHLIYDEVRTKSDKYIRLPFNVLESHDFKKTISIKNREDALNLLKMTPHYYHIKKEKRDVLDTLEALDVTIDIKVTVYRP from the coding sequence ATGAGTATACTTGCATGTCCTAAATGTCATGAACCTTTAGAAATTGAAGGTAAAACATGTAAATGCATTAATAACCATTGTTATGATATTGCCCGTCAAGGGTATATGAATCTACTTTTAAATCCTGATAAGGCATCTAATAATCCAGGTGATTCTAAAGAATCATTGATTGCGAGAAAAGCTTATCTTGATAAGGGTTATTATGATCCTATTCTTTTTGAAGTAGTGAATGAAATCAAGAAGAAGGAAGGTCCTTTAAATATCCTAGATCTAGGTTGTGGTGAAGGCTATTATACATATCGTATGAAACAGATTCTTGGTGATGAGAATACTTATTGTGGTTTAGATATTTCTAAGTTAGCTGTAAGAATGGCTACACAGTATGATAAGTCTATTCACTGGATTGTAGGTAATTCTAAAAATATTCCAGTACTTGATCATTCTATGGATGTTATTACCGCAATGTTCACTGTAGTCAATCAGGAAGAACTTGCTAGATGTATTAAAGAGGATGGTTATATTATCCATGTGACTGCCAATAGAGATCATTTAATTGAAATTAAACATTTGATTTATGATGAAGTAAGAACTAAGTCTGATAAGTATATCCGTCTTCCATTTAATGTATTAGAGAGTCATGATTTTAAAAAGACTATTTCTATTAAGAATCGTGAAGATGCATTAAATCTTTTAAAGATGACACCACATTATTATCATATCAAGAAAGAAAAGCGTGATGTTCTTGATACATTAGAAGCACTTGATGTCACTATTGATATCAAAGTCACTGTATATCGTCCATGA